The Caldisericaceae bacterium DNA window TTGTTGGTATGTTGATGCTTGGCAATATTTTTAGAGAATCTGGTGTTGTTGAAAGACTATCAAATACTACGGCAAATGAGCTCATTAATATTGCAACCATTCTCCTTGCAACAACTGTTGGCTCTACAATGCGTGGGGATACGTTCTTAAATATTAAGACTTTAGAAATTATAGTTTTAGGAGTTGTTGCTTTTAGTGGAGGAACAATTGGCGGATTACTTATAGGAAAAATTTTCTATTGGGTAACAGGTGGTAAGGTTAATCCTCTTATTGGATCTGCAGGAGTATCAGCTGTGCCAATGGCTGCAAGAGTATCTCAGAAAGTTGGCCAAGAAGAAAACCCAGGAAACTTCCTTCTTATGCATGCAATGGGGCCAAATGTAGCAGGTGTTATAGGAACAGCTGTGGTTGCTGGAATTTTAATAACATTCCTTACACATTAAAATATAAAATCTAATTAAAGGCGGAAGAGTATCATCTTCCGCTTATTTTTTTACTAAAAAATAGAGTATCTAAAGTCAGTGTATCTGCATAAGATATTGTAGCGTCATTGAATTTTTTCTTAATTGTATCAATTGCTGTTAAAATATTCTCTTCTTTTGTTTTACTCTTATTGAAAAGACCTTGATCATTACTTTTAAGGTTTGTTGCAGTAATACCAAGTAGCCTTACCTTCTTTCCACTGTAATTTTGTCTGAATGTTTTGAGTGATGCTTCGTATATCGTATAATCGTTGTTTGTTTCGTGTACCGTTGTTTGATATGAAAATGTAGTAAAATCTTCATACCTTATCGTTAGTAAGATTTTTGTTGTTAGAAAGTTTTTACTTCTCAATCTGAAGCCTACATTGGCTGAGATCTTTTTTAAGACACTTTTTATAATATCTATATTGTCAGTGTCAAAATCCAGCGTTGTTGAGTTGCCAATTGATTTTTCTTGTTTTTTCTCAAATTCATCTATTACTTTACTTTCATCTATTCCTCTTGCAGATTGGTATAGAAATACTCCATACGAATGGAATACTCTTATAAGTTCATTTAAATTGATTTTTTGTAAGTCCTCAATTGTTATTACATTAAAGTGCTCTTTTAACTTTTTTTCTATTTTGTTCCCAATGCCTGGTATTTTTGAAACATTTAAATTGCGTAAAAAATCAAACGCTTCTTCTTTTTTAATGATAAGCAAACCATCGGGTTTAGCTTGTTTTGAAGCAATTTTGGAAACTAACTTATTGTAGCTTATTCCAATAGTACACGTAAGTTGTGTTTGCCTTAGAATGTCTTCTTTAATGGATAAGGCTATTGTCCTTGCGTTATCGTAATTTTTTGCAATATACGAAAAATCTAAAAACGCCTCATCTATAGAAAAGCGCTCAATACTTGGTGCATACTTTTTTAGGATCTCATAAATCTTGTCTGAAATTTCTTCATAAAGATTCATATCCCCTTTTACGATTATAAGTGATGGAAGTTTTTTTATTGCTTCTTTTATTGGCATACCAGATTTTATTCCGTAAACTCTTGCTTCGTAAGAAGCAGTTGCAATAACAGACCTCCCATTTGGGTGGTTAGATACACCTATGGCTTTTCCTTTTAGCCAAGGTTTCCTTACTTGCTCTACTGATGCAAAAAATGCATCCATATCTAAGTGAGCAATTATCCTTTCCATCATTTTAATTATACGAACAAAAGTTCGTATGTCAAGAGTTAAAATCTACTTGAATATCTTATAATAGGTCTCAAAGTTTTAAAAACGATAAATAAATTTAACCTGTTTTATGCTATAATTTATCAAGGAGGTTAATATGACGGATACAGTGGGAGTGATTTTTAATATCTTATTTTGGGCTTTTATTATAATCTCCCTTCTTTCTCCACTGATAAGGCAGAAAAATCTTGAGATCCAAAGATTAGAATTTATTAGAAATTTTGAAAAGAAAAGAAAATCAAGAGTGATTGTGATGATTCATAGGCAAGAGACAATGAGTTTACTTGGTATCCCAATCACAAGATACATAAGCATTGAAGATTCCGAAGCAGTTTTGAGAGCAATTAGACTTACCCCTGAAGATATGCCAATTGATATCATATTGCATACACCTGGTGGACTTGTTTTAGCAACAGAACAAATTGCCCAAGCACTTGTAAAGCATAAAGGTGAAGTTACAGTTTTTATTCCGCATTATGCAATGAGTGGAGGAACAATGCTTGCCCTTGCTTCTGATAAAATTGTAATGGATGAAAATGCTGTTTTGGGCCCAGTGGACCCACAAATTGGTAATTACCCCGCTATCTCTATTCTTAAGGTAGTAGAAGAAAAAAATAAAGATAGGATAAGTGATGAGACTATTATTCTTGCTGATATATCAAAAAAGGCAATGCTGCAAGTAAAAACTTTTGTAAAAAGACTACTATTGGCAAATGATAGGACTGAAGAAGATGCAGAAAAAATTGCAACAATACTTACCGATGGAAGATGGACCCATGATTATCCTCTTACATACGAAGAAGCAAAAGAAATTGGGCTAAACGTATCTTCAGATGTGCCTAAAGAAATCTACGAGTTGATGGACCTTTATCCACAAAATCCTTCAATGAGACCTTCTGTTCAGTATGTTCCGCTTCCATACAAAGCACCTGAGAAATCTTCACCTTCAAAGGGTAAGTGAAAGAGCAAAATATCTCTTTATTTGAAAGTATTGTAAGAGTAGTTTTGGGGGTAGGAGTTTTTGTTCTGGGGTACAAAATTACCGATTTTAATTACCTTTACTTGGATAACTACTACCCCAAGACTTTTCTATTTAATACAATATATAGGTTTCATAATATCTTTCAGATCCTTTGCCTTGTCTTTGGTTTTATTTTATTTTTTACTGGCATTACAAGGTTTTCGGTAGTTAAAGAAATTATTAGAAGGACAAGAAGGAAAACTTAATTTCGCATTTTAAAATCTTTTTGGTAAATTCATGCCTTTATTCCTTTAAGCAATCTTATATATCTACCAAAGAAAAGATACTCCTTAAAATTTATAAAACCTTCTTGAGAAAGTATCTTTTTCCAGTCTTTTTCGATAAAATCAAATGCATAAGGACACTCTATAATCCTAAAAGGGATCTTTAAATAAAAAGGCATTTTATCTAAAGAAAATTCGTTATAATCCAAGATAAAAAATTCACCTTGTTTTTTTAATGCATTAAAGACATTTCTAATGATCTTAATTCTAACCTCTTGAGGAAAGCCATGTAGCACAAATGAGATAAAAGCCTTGTCAAACTCATCTTTGTAGTCTAATTGCTCATCAATTCTTTTTTTGATAATTTTTACATTATTGAAAGGCTCACATTTCTTTTTAAACTGTGCAATCATCTCATCGGAAATATCTAACCCTACAATTTCTCCTTTTTCTGAAAGGAACTTTCTCATTAAGCAAGCATTTCTCCCAGTTCCTGCTCCAAGATCTAAAATTCTATCATTTGGTTTAATCTCTAATTTTTCAATAGCTTTCTTTATAAACGAAGCATATGATCCAAAAGTTATAATATCCAATAATCTATCGTAATGTTTTGCTTCAAATCCTTTGACCTCTACCTTTGAATTTGGATAATAACTACTCATTTTTAATCCTCCAATTTTTTTGAAATATTTGTGTTAATTATTATAGACAATTTTATGATTTTGTAAATTTGTCTAACTTTTTTAATTTACCTATGTTAAAGGTGTTTTGAGCTAAACTTTTTCAAGTGCAAGAGCTTAAGTGATCTTGAGGTCTATAAAAAGGATTTAGGTT harbors:
- the dinB gene encoding DNA polymerase IV; translation: MERIIAHLDMDAFFASVEQVRKPWLKGKAIGVSNHPNGRSVIATASYEARVYGIKSGMPIKEAIKKLPSLIIVKGDMNLYEEISDKIYEILKKYAPSIERFSIDEAFLDFSYIAKNYDNARTIALSIKEDILRQTQLTCTIGISYNKLVSKIASKQAKPDGLLIIKKEEAFDFLRNLNVSKIPGIGNKIEKKLKEHFNVITIEDLQKINLNELIRVFHSYGVFLYQSARGIDESKVIDEFEKKQEKSIGNSTTLDFDTDNIDIIKSVLKKISANVGFRLRSKNFLTTKILLTIRYEDFTTFSYQTTVHETNNDYTIYEASLKTFRQNYSGKKVRLLGITATNLKSNDQGLFNKSKTKEENILTAIDTIKKKFNDATISYADTLTLDTLFFSKKISGR
- a CDS encoding methyltransferase domain-containing protein, which codes for MSSYYPNSKVEVKGFEAKHYDRLLDIITFGSYASFIKKAIEKLEIKPNDRILDLGAGTGRNACLMRKFLSEKGEIVGLDISDEMIAQFKKKCEPFNNVKIIKKRIDEQLDYKDEFDKAFISFVLHGFPQEVRIKIIRNVFNALKKQGEFFILDYNEFSLDKMPFYLKIPFRIIECPYAFDFIEKDWKKILSQEGFINFKEYLFFGRYIRLLKGIKA